A single Streptomyces sp. Edi2 DNA region contains:
- a CDS encoding RDD family protein: protein MDNRQAIGSWISGPRAAAEDMGVEFGHRGQQLGLPETGPGSIARPGRRFAALFLDWALCLLIAYGLLSDGKAQSASNWALVVFAVLSVLTVGTVGFTPGKRLLGLRVVAEGGGRISLPRVVLRTVLLVLVIPAVVWDRDGRGLHDRLSRAVQVRI from the coding sequence GTGGACAACAGGCAAGCAATCGGATCGTGGATCTCCGGGCCCCGCGCGGCAGCCGAGGACATGGGTGTCGAATTCGGGCACCGCGGGCAGCAGCTCGGGCTGCCGGAGACGGGGCCGGGCTCGATCGCGCGCCCCGGGCGCCGCTTCGCCGCGCTCTTCCTCGACTGGGCGCTGTGCCTGCTCATCGCGTACGGCCTGCTCAGCGACGGTAAGGCACAGTCGGCGAGCAACTGGGCGCTGGTGGTCTTCGCCGTGCTCAGCGTGCTGACGGTGGGCACAGTCGGGTTCACACCGGGCAAGCGGCTGCTGGGCCTGCGGGTGGTCGCCGAGGGCGGTGGCCGGATTTCGCTGCCGCGGGTCGTGCTCCGCACGGTGCTGCTCGTCCTGGTCATCCCGGCCGTGGTCTGGGACCGGGACGGGCGGGGGCTGCACGATCGCCTCT
- the glnA gene encoding type I glutamate--ammonia ligase, with product MFQNADEAKKFIADEDVKFIDVRFCDLPGVMQHFTIPAKAFDPTEELAFDGSSIRGFQAIHESDMALRADLSTARVDPFRRDKTVNINFFIHDPITGEQYSRDPRNIAKKAEAYLASTGIADTAFFGPEAEFYVFDSVRFETGANQSFYHIDSEAGAWNTGSEENNRGYKVRYKGGYFPAPPVDHFADLRAEISLELDAAGLQVERQHHEVGTAGQAEINYKFNTLLAAADDLMLFKYIVKNVAWRNGKTATFMPKPIFGDNGSGMHVHQSLWQGGSPLFYDEQGYAGLSDTARYYIGGILKHAPSLLAFTNPTVNSYHRLVPGFEAPVNLVYSQRNRSAAMRIPITGSNPKAKRVEFRAPDPSSNPYLAFSALLLAGLDGVKNKIEPAEPIDKDLYELAPEEHAGVPQVPTSLPAVLDALEADNEYLQQGGVFTSDLIETWIDYKRTNEIAPIQLRPHPHEFELYFDI from the coding sequence ATGTTCCAGAACGCCGACGAGGCCAAGAAGTTCATCGCCGACGAGGACGTGAAGTTCATTGACGTCCGGTTCTGCGACCTGCCCGGTGTGATGCAGCACTTCACGATCCCGGCGAAGGCGTTCGACCCGACCGAGGAACTGGCCTTCGACGGTTCCTCGATCCGCGGCTTCCAGGCGATCCACGAGTCGGACATGGCGCTGCGTGCGGACCTGTCGACGGCTCGTGTGGACCCGTTCCGCCGCGACAAGACCGTCAACATCAACTTCTTCATCCACGACCCGATCACCGGCGAGCAGTACAGCCGTGACCCGCGGAACATCGCCAAGAAGGCCGAGGCCTACCTCGCCTCCACCGGCATCGCGGACACCGCGTTCTTCGGCCCCGAGGCCGAGTTCTACGTGTTCGACAGCGTGCGCTTCGAGACCGGCGCGAACCAGTCCTTCTACCACATCGACTCCGAGGCGGGCGCCTGGAACACCGGGTCGGAGGAGAACAACCGCGGCTACAAGGTCCGCTACAAGGGCGGCTACTTCCCGGCCCCGCCGGTCGACCACTTCGCCGACCTGCGCGCCGAGATCTCCCTGGAGCTGGACGCGGCCGGCCTGCAGGTCGAGCGCCAGCACCACGAGGTCGGCACCGCCGGCCAGGCGGAGATCAACTACAAGTTCAACACGCTGCTCGCCGCGGCCGACGACCTGATGCTCTTCAAGTACATCGTGAAGAACGTCGCCTGGCGCAACGGCAAGACCGCGACCTTCATGCCCAAGCCGATCTTCGGTGACAACGGCTCCGGCATGCACGTCCACCAGTCGCTGTGGCAGGGCGGCAGCCCGCTCTTCTACGACGAGCAGGGCTACGCGGGCCTCTCGGACACCGCCCGCTACTACATCGGCGGCATCCTCAAGCACGCCCCGTCGCTGCTGGCCTTCACCAACCCGACGGTGAACTCCTACCACCGCCTGGTCCCCGGCTTCGAAGCCCCGGTCAACCTGGTCTACTCGCAGCGCAACCGCTCCGCGGCCATGCGTATCCCGATCACGGGCTCGAACCCCAAGGCCAAGCGCGTCGAGTTCCGCGCCCCGGACCCGTCCTCGAACCCGTACCTCGCCTTCTCCGCCCTCCTCCTCGCGGGCCTGGACGGCGTCAAGAACAAGATCGAGCCGGCCGAGCCGATCGACAAGGACCTCTACGAGCTCGCCCCCGAGGAGCACGCGGGCGTCCCCCAGGTCCCCACCTCCCTCCCGGCCGTCCTCGACGCCCTCGAGGCCGACAACGAGTACCTCCAGCAGGGCGGCGTCTTCACCTCCGACCTGATCGAGACCTGGATCGACTACAAGCGCACCAACGAAATCGCCCCGATCCAGCTCCGCCCGCACCCGCACGAGTTCGAGCTTTACTTCGACATCTAA
- a CDS encoding SRPBCC family protein — protein sequence MPNFAVVTAVAATPDQVFAVCLDVQAHTRSMASSSERAVDGSTRGELSLGDTVTFQARHFGLTWRLEARITAYDRPRRFVDEQESGPFKRWHHAHHFEPDGAGGTVMRDVIDFASPLGPVGRIVDRVLLSRYMPHLIRVRNAYLAGTFD from the coding sequence GTGCCGAATTTCGCAGTGGTAACAGCTGTTGCCGCAACCCCTGACCAGGTGTTCGCGGTATGTCTGGATGTGCAGGCGCATACCCGCTCGATGGCCTCGTCGTCGGAGCGGGCGGTGGACGGCAGCACCCGGGGCGAGCTGTCACTCGGTGACACGGTGACCTTTCAGGCTCGGCATTTCGGCTTGACCTGGCGGCTCGAGGCCCGTATCACCGCATACGACCGGCCCCGACGATTCGTGGACGAGCAGGAGTCCGGGCCCTTCAAGCGATGGCATCACGCCCACCACTTCGAGCCGGACGGTGCCGGTGGCACCGTGATGAGGGACGTCATCGACTTCGCCTCGCCCTTGGGGCCTGTCGGTCGCATCGTCGACAGAGTCCTCCTGAGCCGGTACATGCCCCACCTCATAAGAGTCCGCAACGCCTATCTGGCCGGCACTTTCGACTGA
- a CDS encoding DNA-formamidopyrimidine glycosylase family protein, with protein sequence MPELPEVESLSRFLGERLVGRSVSRVYAVAVHALKTYDPPLTALEGRAFDEVRRHGKFLDLRAGELHLVMHLARAGWVRWSDRLPEAPPRPGKGPLALRVRLGEPGDGAGFEVTEAGSQKHLAVYVVRDVLEVPGVARLGPDPLSEGFTVEAFRGLLAGESRQIKGVLRDQSVIAGIGNAYSDEILHAARMSPFKLAARLSEEEVARIHEAIGTTLREAVERSRGLALKDLKAEKKSGLRVHGRKGEACPVCGDTIREVSFSDSSMQYCPGCQTGGKVLADRRMSRLLK encoded by the coding sequence ATGCCTGAATTGCCGGAGGTTGAGTCCCTGTCGCGGTTTTTGGGTGAGCGGCTGGTCGGTCGTTCCGTTTCCCGGGTGTATGCGGTTGCCGTGCATGCGCTGAAGACTTATGACCCGCCGCTCACCGCGCTCGAAGGGCGGGCGTTCGACGAGGTGCGCCGGCACGGGAAGTTCCTCGATCTTCGGGCCGGGGAGCTGCATCTGGTCATGCACCTCGCCCGGGCGGGGTGGGTGCGGTGGAGTGACCGGCTGCCGGAGGCGCCGCCGCGGCCGGGGAAGGGGCCGTTGGCGTTGCGGGTGCGGCTCGGTGAGCCCGGTGACGGAGCGGGGTTCGAGGTGACCGAGGCCGGGAGTCAGAAGCACCTTGCGGTGTATGTGGTGCGGGATGTGCTGGAGGTGCCGGGGGTTGCGCGGCTCGGGCCCGATCCGCTCTCCGAGGGGTTCACCGTGGAGGCCTTCCGGGGGCTGCTGGCGGGGGAAAGCCGGCAGATCAAGGGGGTGCTGCGGGACCAGAGCGTGATCGCCGGGATCGGGAACGCCTACTCGGACGAGATCTTGCACGCGGCGCGGATGTCGCCGTTCAAGCTGGCCGCCAGGCTCTCCGAGGAGGAGGTGGCGCGGATCCACGAGGCGATCGGCACGACGCTCCGTGAGGCGGTCGAGCGGTCGCGTGGGCTGGCGCTCAAGGACCTCAAGGCGGAGAAGAAGAGCGGGCTGCGGGTGCACGGGCGGAAGGGCGAGGCCTGTCCGGTGTGCGGGGACACCATTCGCGAGGTGTCCTTCAGTGACTCGTCGATGCAGTACTGCCCGGGCTGTCAGACCGGGGGCAAGGTTCTTGCGGACCGGCGGATGTCCCGGTTGCTGAAGTAA
- a CDS encoding choline/carnitine O-acyltransferase, with protein sequence MTTFAHEDSLPRVPLPTLEASAERFLAWCAPLLTADELAATEAEVAAFLRPGGPGRALHAALEEYDATEGVHSWLDTFWPYRYLGRRDRIALNANFFFLFQDAAPRPSQVERAAGLIAGAVGYKRQLDQELIPPVVQRGAPQSMIQNKYLFSATRIPGAQQDTVRSPYTDAWPGPSRARHIVVFFRGNMFRMDVLGADGVPHSLDDLEAGLRAVQKAGAEPAPEGTSVGHLTTMARAEWAAARESLRAGHPRNADALDDIETALFCVCLEDFASEDTQQACDQLLYGDRGNRWFDKAVSLIVFADGRAGINVEHCELDGTTILSFTDALLSAPAEEHSRRSGARPQGLPSLEPVVFELDGALRDRVRSAAEAFAAYGANTATRTVSFDDFGSTTAKALGSSPDAFVQLAYQLAHQRAKGHLGATYESIATRQWRRGRTEAMRVVTPEIQAFVAAMEDPAADADTRRAAFRAAAAKHVARAKECQAGDAPEQHLWELELIQRRRGTELGVTEQPALYRTPGWLTMRDDYLSTSSAPSANIQYFGFGSTSSRCIGVAYVLLPDRFHLYLSTPLTVADQMQTFADRLREAVAELRELLATGPTGD encoded by the coding sequence ATGACGACCTTCGCCCACGAGGACAGCCTGCCGCGGGTGCCCCTGCCCACGCTGGAGGCCAGCGCCGAGCGGTTCCTCGCCTGGTGCGCACCGCTGCTGACCGCCGACGAGCTGGCGGCGACCGAGGCGGAGGTGGCCGCCTTCCTCCGCCCCGGCGGCCCCGGCCGGGCACTGCACGCGGCGCTGGAGGAGTACGACGCCACCGAGGGCGTCCACAGCTGGCTCGACACCTTCTGGCCGTACCGCTACCTGGGCCGGCGTGACCGGATCGCCCTCAACGCCAACTTCTTCTTCCTCTTCCAGGACGCCGCACCCCGGCCGTCGCAGGTGGAGCGGGCCGCCGGGCTCATCGCCGGAGCCGTCGGCTACAAGCGGCAGCTCGACCAGGAACTCATTCCTCCCGTGGTGCAGCGCGGCGCACCCCAGTCGATGATCCAGAACAAGTACCTGTTCTCCGCCACCCGTATCCCCGGTGCACAGCAGGACACCGTCCGCAGCCCCTACACCGACGCCTGGCCGGGCCCGTCCCGCGCCCGGCACATCGTGGTGTTCTTCCGCGGCAACATGTTCCGGATGGACGTGCTGGGCGCCGACGGTGTCCCGCACAGCCTCGACGACCTCGAAGCGGGGTTGCGCGCCGTACAGAAGGCCGGCGCCGAACCGGCCCCCGAGGGCACCTCGGTGGGCCACCTCACCACCATGGCCCGCGCCGAGTGGGCCGCGGCGCGGGAGTCCCTGCGCGCCGGCCACCCCCGCAACGCGGATGCCCTGGACGACATCGAGACCGCCCTGTTCTGCGTCTGCCTGGAGGACTTCGCCTCCGAGGACACCCAGCAGGCCTGCGACCAACTGCTGTACGGCGACCGCGGCAACCGCTGGTTCGACAAGGCCGTCTCCCTGATCGTCTTCGCGGACGGCCGGGCGGGCATCAACGTCGAGCACTGCGAGCTGGACGGCACCACCATCCTCAGCTTTACCGACGCCCTGCTCAGCGCCCCCGCCGAGGAACACTCCCGCCGCTCCGGAGCCCGCCCCCAGGGACTTCCCTCCCTGGAACCGGTCGTCTTCGAGCTGGACGGAGCCCTTCGGGACCGGGTGCGCTCCGCCGCCGAGGCGTTCGCGGCGTACGGGGCGAACACCGCGACCCGCACCGTCTCCTTCGACGACTTCGGCAGCACCACCGCCAAGGCCCTGGGCTCCTCCCCGGACGCCTTCGTCCAGCTCGCCTACCAACTGGCCCACCAGCGCGCCAAGGGGCACCTGGGCGCCACCTACGAGTCGATCGCCACCCGCCAGTGGCGGCGCGGCCGCACCGAGGCGATGCGGGTGGTCACCCCGGAGATCCAGGCATTCGTCGCCGCGATGGAGGACCCGGCGGCCGATGCGGACACCCGCCGGGCCGCCTTCCGGGCCGCCGCCGCGAAGCATGTCGCCCGCGCCAAGGAGTGCCAGGCGGGCGACGCACCCGAGCAGCACCTGTGGGAGCTGGAGCTGATCCAGCGCCGCCGCGGAACGGAACTCGGCGTGACCGAGCAGCCCGCCCTCTACCGGACGCCCGGCTGGCTGACGATGCGCGACGACTACCTGAGCACCAGCTCGGCCCCGTCCGCCAACATCCAGTACTTCGGCTTCGGCTCCACCAGCAGTCGCTGCATCGGCGTCGCCTACGTCCTCCTGCCCGACCGCTTCCACCTCTACCTGAGCACACCGCTGACCGTGGCCGACCAGATGCAGACCTTCGCCGACCGGCTCCGCGAGGCGGTGGCGGAACTGCGGGAGCTGCTGGCGACCGGCCCGACGGGGGACTGA
- a CDS encoding arpA protein — MSTAQAITLDQVVDTARYPLSQLDSAEGRAVMSRARRELSATGCTVLPDFIRPSLREALEDECAAFAPQAHYDVETVNVYNIAVDRALPEDHPGRRTFQRGNAFVARDRIPADSLISRLYSHPAFQGFIARCFGLPQLHELADPLSGLVLNVVAPGMEHPWHFDTNEFTVSLLTRQAQDGGVFEYCPNIRSARDEHFDDVRDVLDGRGERLTRRLPLHPGDLQLFKGRYSLHRVSPVRGELARHSAIFAYSERPGVIGSVARTRQLFGRVLPEHLEAEGRAVRGDRLLD; from the coding sequence ATGAGCACTGCGCAAGCCATCACGCTCGACCAGGTGGTCGACACCGCCCGGTATCCCCTGTCGCAGCTCGACAGTGCCGAAGGGCGGGCCGTGATGTCCCGTGCCCGGCGCGAACTCTCGGCGACCGGCTGCACCGTGCTGCCGGACTTCATCCGCCCGTCGCTCCGCGAGGCGCTGGAGGACGAGTGCGCGGCCTTCGCGCCCCAGGCGCACTACGACGTCGAGACCGTCAACGTCTACAACATCGCGGTGGACCGGGCGCTGCCCGAGGATCACCCCGGCCGCCGGACCTTCCAGCGGGGCAACGCGTTCGTCGCACGGGACCGGATCCCCGCGGACTCCCTCATCAGCCGGCTCTACTCCCACCCCGCCTTCCAGGGCTTCATCGCCCGCTGCTTCGGACTGCCACAGCTGCACGAGCTGGCGGACCCGCTCTCCGGGCTGGTCCTCAACGTCGTCGCACCGGGCATGGAGCACCCCTGGCACTTCGACACCAACGAGTTCACGGTCAGCCTGCTCACCCGCCAGGCGCAGGACGGCGGCGTCTTCGAGTACTGCCCGAACATCAGGTCCGCCCGGGACGAGCACTTCGACGACGTCCGCGACGTCCTGGACGGACGGGGCGAGCGGCTGACCCGGCGCCTCCCCCTGCACCCCGGCGACCTCCAGCTGTTCAAGGGCCGCTATTCGCTCCACCGGGTGAGCCCGGTGCGCGGCGAGCTCGCGCGCCACTCCGCGATCTTCGCCTACAGCGAGCGCCCCGGTGTCATCGGGAGCGTGGCACGGACCAGGCAGCTCTTCGGCCGGGTACTGCCCGAACACCTGGAGGCCGAGGGCCGGGCCGTACGGGGCGACCGGCTGCTGGATTAA
- a CDS encoding NADPH-dependent 2,4-dienoyl-CoA reductase, whose protein sequence is MSQYPHLMSPLDLGFTTLPNRVLMGSMHIGLEEAENGFERMAAFYAARARGGVGLMVTGGIAPNEAGRPYDGGAKLTTEEEAAQHRTVTDAVHAAGGRIAMQILHFGRYAYHADLVAPSAIQAPISPFAPHALTDDQVEQTIEDYVRAAELAKSAGYDGVEIMGSEGYLINEFIVGATNQRTDRWGGSYENRVRFPLEIVRRTRERVGTDFILIYRLSMLDLVPGGSTLEEVVALAKEIEAAGATIINTGIGWHEARIPTIVTSVPRGAYTWVTKRLMGSVTIPLVTSNRINTPEVAEELLADGRADMVSLARPFLADPDFVSKAKDGRAEEINTCIGCNQACLDHTFSGKITSCLVNPRACHETELVLAPTRRRKRLAVVGAGPAGLACAVSAAERGHEVTLFDAADEIGGQLNLAKRVPGKEEFEETLRYFRTQLARQGVEVRLNTPVTAGDLGGYDEVVVATGVTPRTPEIEGVDHPSVVSYLDVLRGGAQVGERVAVLGAGGIGFDVAEFLTDAGDAASQDPETYFRAWGVDTEYGERGGLRAPERPKAPRQVHLLQRKTSKVGAGLGKTTGWIHRAELRHRGVTTVAGAAYDRIDDEGLHVTVDGVAGTLPVDTVVLCTGQEPRRDLYEELRAEGRAVHLIGGADVAAELDAKRAIAQGTELAAAL, encoded by the coding sequence ATGAGCCAGTACCCGCACCTGATGAGCCCGCTCGACCTCGGGTTCACGACCCTCCCCAACCGGGTGCTGATGGGGTCGATGCACATCGGCCTGGAGGAGGCCGAGAACGGCTTCGAGCGGATGGCCGCCTTCTACGCCGCCCGCGCGCGCGGCGGCGTCGGCCTGATGGTGACCGGCGGTATCGCGCCGAACGAGGCGGGACGGCCCTACGACGGCGGGGCCAAGCTCACCACCGAGGAGGAGGCGGCGCAGCACCGGACCGTGACCGATGCGGTGCACGCCGCGGGCGGCCGGATCGCGATGCAGATCCTGCACTTCGGGCGGTACGCGTACCACGCCGATCTGGTCGCACCGAGCGCGATCCAGGCGCCCATCAGCCCCTTTGCGCCCCATGCGCTCACCGACGACCAGGTCGAGCAGACCATCGAGGACTATGTGCGGGCGGCGGAGCTGGCCAAGTCCGCGGGGTACGACGGCGTCGAGATCATGGGCTCCGAGGGCTATCTGATCAACGAGTTCATCGTGGGCGCGACCAATCAGCGCACGGACCGGTGGGGCGGCTCGTACGAGAACCGGGTGCGCTTCCCGCTGGAGATCGTCCGCCGGACCCGCGAACGCGTCGGCACGGACTTCATCCTGATCTACCGGCTCTCCATGCTGGACCTCGTTCCGGGCGGCTCGACGCTGGAGGAGGTGGTGGCGCTCGCCAAGGAGATCGAGGCGGCCGGCGCCACGATCATCAACACCGGTATCGGCTGGCACGAGGCCCGTATCCCCACCATCGTGACCTCGGTGCCGCGCGGCGCCTACACCTGGGTGACCAAGCGGCTGATGGGCTCGGTCACCATCCCGCTGGTGACCAGCAACCGCATCAACACCCCCGAGGTGGCAGAGGAGTTGCTGGCCGATGGGCGCGCCGACATGGTGTCGCTGGCCCGGCCCTTCCTCGCCGACCCGGACTTCGTCAGCAAGGCGAAGGACGGCCGGGCCGAGGAGATCAACACCTGCATCGGCTGCAACCAGGCCTGCCTCGACCACACCTTCAGCGGGAAGATCACGTCCTGCCTGGTCAACCCGCGGGCGTGCCACGAGACCGAGCTGGTCCTCGCCCCCACCCGGCGGCGCAAGCGGCTCGCGGTGGTCGGCGCCGGGCCCGCCGGGCTCGCCTGTGCCGTGTCCGCCGCCGAGCGCGGCCACGAGGTCACCCTGTTCGACGCCGCGGACGAGATCGGCGGGCAGCTGAACCTCGCCAAGCGGGTGCCGGGCAAGGAGGAGTTCGAGGAGACCCTGCGCTACTTCCGTACGCAGCTGGCACGGCAGGGGGTGGAGGTCCGGCTGAACACTCCCGTGACGGCCGGGGACCTCGGCGGGTACGACGAGGTCGTGGTGGCCACCGGGGTCACCCCGCGCACCCCGGAGATCGAGGGCGTCGACCACCCGAGCGTCGTCAGCTACCTCGATGTGCTGCGCGGCGGCGCGCAGGTCGGCGAGCGGGTGGCGGTTCTCGGTGCCGGGGGCATCGGCTTCGATGTCGCGGAGTTCCTGACCGACGCCGGCGACGCGGCGAGCCAGGACCCGGAGACGTACTTCCGCGCCTGGGGCGTCGACACCGAGTACGGCGAGCGCGGCGGGCTGCGGGCGCCCGAGCGTCCCAAGGCCCCGCGCCAGGTGCATCTGCTGCAGCGCAAGACGTCGAAGGTCGGCGCCGGCCTCGGCAAGACCACCGGCTGGATCCACCGTGCGGAGCTGCGGCACCGGGGCGTGACGACGGTCGCCGGGGCGGCGTACGACCGGATCGACGACGAGGGGCTGCATGTCACCGTCGACGGCGTGGCCGGCACCCTGCCCGTGGACACCGTCGTGCTGTGCACCGGGCAGGAGCCGCGCCGGGACCTGTACGAGGAGCTGCGGGCCGAGGGGCGCGCCGTGCACCTCATCGGTGGTGCGGATGTCGCCGCGGAGCTGGACGCGAAGCGCGCCATCGCGCAGGGGACGGAGCTGGCGGCGGCGCTGTGA
- a CDS encoding PadR family transcriptional regulator → MSLPHAILTALLEKPSSGLALTRRFDRSIGYFWSATHQQIYRELGKLEQAGFIRALPSAQPSRGQKKEFEVLPAGRTELTRWAGGEQDPKPIRDALLLRLRASAVVGRAGLDEELRRHLTLHRRQLAEYQEIEDRDFGAAADPEDRLRRVVLRAGIGLETFWVEWLEEALAEVTELDAATEGRSGGTADGGSGG, encoded by the coding sequence ATGTCACTCCCGCACGCCATCCTCACCGCCCTGCTGGAGAAGCCGTCGTCGGGGCTGGCGCTGACCCGCAGGTTCGACCGGTCGATCGGCTACTTCTGGTCGGCCACGCATCAGCAGATCTACCGGGAGCTGGGGAAGCTGGAGCAGGCCGGGTTCATCCGGGCGCTGCCGAGCGCGCAGCCCTCCCGCGGGCAGAAGAAGGAGTTCGAGGTGCTGCCCGCGGGACGGACCGAGCTGACCCGGTGGGCCGGCGGCGAGCAGGACCCCAAGCCCATCCGGGACGCGCTGCTGCTGCGGCTGCGGGCTTCGGCGGTGGTGGGGCGGGCCGGGCTCGACGAGGAGCTGCGGCGGCATCTGACACTGCACCGGCGGCAGTTGGCGGAGTACCAGGAGATCGAGGACCGCGATTTCGGGGCCGCGGCGGATCCGGAGGACCGGTTGCGGCGGGTGGTGCTGCGGGCCGGGATCGGCCTGGAGACCTTCTGGGTGGAGTGGCTGGAGGAGGCGTTGGCGGAGGTGACGGAGCTGGATGCCGCCACGGAGGGCCGGAGCGGGGGAACGGCGGACGGCGGCTCGGGCGGATGA
- a CDS encoding AMP-binding protein produces the protein MTPATGFTSYADALLAALARDPSRTAVTVGEDGEEITAGALHATVHRMAAVLAARGFGRGHTVCLLSGNRPEVLAARYAAGLLGARVVFLYDGMAAETLARIAASVDTTLLLVDPDLHDTARTLLHHLRGPLPEVMTLGEDVADPGADLGTGPGADLGTGPGADLGTGLGPDLLAACAALPATPEVPSAARPEDDWCIRHTGGTTGIPKGVRMRHAPYARMVIHQRMEAAGDPPRFLACTPLAHLAGILADATLVAGGTVVLHRAFDPTAVLAAVARHRITHLWLLPPLLYRLLDDPTLPTTDLSSLTRISYGGCAASPTRLAQAAEAFGPVLFGLYGQSEAMSITEARPEDHLRTGPGGRITVGRALPGVTLAVRDADGRDLPAGERGEVHVRSAAVMNGYWKQPEVTAQVLQDDGWLRTGDVGVLDDEGRLYLVDRVKDLIIVVGGHVHPAEVEDLLHTHPAVAHCAVYGVRGADEAEEVHAAIVAAPGHRVDADDLRAFVTEHKGTLYAPAAVRVLDTIPLTPVGKPDKALLRATAATAATAATA, from the coding sequence ATGACGCCCGCCACCGGCTTCACCAGTTACGCCGATGCCCTCCTCGCCGCCCTCGCCCGTGACCCGTCCCGCACCGCGGTGACCGTGGGGGAGGACGGCGAAGAGATCACCGCCGGCGCCCTGCACGCCACCGTCCACCGCATGGCGGCGGTGCTCGCCGCCCGCGGCTTCGGCCGCGGCCACACCGTCTGTCTCCTCAGCGGCAACCGCCCCGAAGTGCTCGCCGCCCGCTACGCCGCGGGCCTCCTCGGTGCCCGGGTGGTCTTCCTCTACGACGGCATGGCCGCCGAGACCCTGGCCCGGATCGCCGCCAGTGTGGACACCACCCTGCTCCTGGTCGACCCGGACCTCCACGACACCGCGCGCACGCTGCTCCACCACCTCCGGGGCCCGCTCCCCGAGGTCATGACCCTGGGGGAGGACGTCGCCGATCCGGGCGCCGACCTGGGCACCGGTCCGGGCGCCGACCTGGGCACCGGTCCGGGCGCAGACCTTGGTACCGGCCTGGGCCCCGACCTGCTCGCCGCCTGTGCCGCACTGCCCGCCACGCCCGAGGTGCCGAGCGCCGCGCGCCCCGAGGACGACTGGTGCATCCGGCACACCGGTGGCACGACCGGCATCCCCAAGGGCGTCCGGATGAGACACGCCCCGTACGCCCGGATGGTGATCCACCAGCGCATGGAGGCCGCCGGTGATCCGCCCCGCTTCCTGGCCTGCACCCCGCTCGCCCACCTCGCGGGCATCCTGGCCGATGCCACGCTCGTGGCCGGCGGCACCGTCGTGCTGCACCGCGCCTTCGACCCCACCGCCGTACTTGCCGCCGTCGCCCGCCACCGCATCACCCACCTCTGGCTGCTGCCCCCGCTCCTCTACCGGCTCCTCGACGACCCCACCCTCCCCACCACCGACCTCAGTTCCCTCACCCGTATCTCCTACGGCGGCTGTGCGGCCTCACCCACCCGGCTGGCACAGGCCGCCGAGGCCTTCGGGCCGGTCCTGTTCGGGCTGTACGGCCAGTCCGAGGCGATGTCGATCACCGAGGCCCGCCCGGAGGACCACCTCCGCACCGGCCCCGGCGGACGGATCACCGTCGGCCGCGCCCTGCCCGGTGTAACCCTCGCCGTGCGCGACGCGGACGGGCGGGACCTGCCGGCGGGGGAGCGGGGCGAGGTCCATGTGCGCTCCGCCGCGGTGATGAACGGCTACTGGAAGCAGCCGGAGGTCACCGCGCAGGTCCTGCAGGACGACGGCTGGCTGCGCACCGGCGATGTCGGCGTGCTGGACGACGAGGGCCGGCTCTACCTCGTCGACCGGGTCAAGGACCTGATCATCGTCGTGGGCGGGCATGTCCACCCGGCGGAGGTCGAAGACCTGCTGCACACCCATCCCGCGGTCGCCCACTGCGCCGTCTACGGGGTGCGTGGGGCGGACGAGGCCGAGGAGGTGCATGCCGCGATCGTCGCGGCCCCGGGCCACCGGGTGGACGCCGACGACCTCCGTGCGTTCGTCACCGAGCACAAGGGCACCCTGTACGCCCCGGCCGCCGTCCGTGTCCTCGACACCATCCCCCTCACCCCCGTGGGCAAGCCGGACAAGGCACTGCTGCGGGCCACGGCCGCGACGGCCGCCACAGCCGCGACGGCCTGA